One genomic segment of Pleurodeles waltl isolate 20211129_DDA chromosome 11, aPleWal1.hap1.20221129, whole genome shotgun sequence includes these proteins:
- the LOC138266188 gene encoding apelin receptor A-like yields MEEYQEDNYYEDYGNDTGYMGCDDSDWELSFSLLPVLYMLVFVLGLSGNGVVIFTVWRGRPKRRSADTYIGHLALADLAFVVTLPLWAAYTALQFHWPFGSALCKLSSYLVLLNMFASVFCLTCLSLERYLAIVRPLPAGRPRSRGALRLSLASIWALAGLLALPALMLRDTQTRNNVTVCDMDFSSVSSPENERLWIGGLSLLTTALGFVLPLLLMTAFYCFIGGRVSAHFQGLKEGPKRRRLLRIIVALVVVFALCWLPFHLLKTIYFLNLLEVLNLSCGLQSLIVRLHPYATCLAYINSCLNPFLYAFFDPRFRAQCLQLLHIKKALQGQLSNMSSTVSAQTQKSELHSLATKV; encoded by the coding sequence ATGGAGGAGTACCAAGAAGACAACTACTATGAAGACTACGGCAATGACACCGGCTACATGGGTTGCGACGActcggactgggagctgtccttcTCTCTTCTGCCCGTCCTCTACATGCTGGTCTTCGTGCTAGGCCTGTCCGGCAACGGCGTGGTCATCTTCACGGTGTGGCGGGGCAGGCCCAAGCGGCGCTCGGCCGACACCTACATCGGACACCTGGCGCTGGCCGACCTGGCCTTCGTGGTGACGCTGCCACTCTGGGCGGCCTACACGGCGCTGCAATTCCACTGGCCCTTCGGCTCGGCGCTCTGCAAGCTCAGCAGCTACCTGGTGCTGCTCAACATGTTCGCCAGCGTCTTCTGCCTCACCTGCCTCAGCCTGGAGCGCTACCTGGCCATAGTGCGGCCCCTGCCCGCCGGCCGGCCCCGCTCCCGCGGCGCCCTGCGCCTCTCCCTGGCCTCCATCTGGGCGCTGGCCGGCCTGCTGGCGCTACCGGCCCTGATGCTGCGCGACACCCAGACCCGCAACAACGTCACCGTCTGCGACATGGACTTCAGCAGCGTCTCGAGCCCCGAGAACGAGCGCCTGTGGATCGGCGGCCTGAGCCTGCTCACCACCGCCCTGGGCTTCGTGCTACCGCTGCTGCTCATGACCGCCTTCTACTGCTTCATCGGCGGCCGGGTGAGCGCGCACTTCCAGGGCTTGAAGGAAGGGCCCAAGCGGCGGCGGCTGCTGCGCATCATCgtggctctggtggtggtgttcGCCCTCTGCTGGCTGCCCTTTCACCTGCTCAAGACCATCTACTTCCTGAACCTGCTGGAGGTCCTGAATCTCTCCTGCGGCCTGCAGAGTCTCATCGTGCGCCTGCACCCCTACGCCACCTGCCTGGCCTACATCAACAGCTGTCTCAACCCTTTTCTCTATGCCTTCTTCGACCCGCGCTTCCGGGCCCAGTGCCTGCAGCTCCTACACATCAAGAAGGCGCTGCAAGGCCAGCTCAGCAACATGTCCTCCACCGTAAGCGCTCAAACCCAGAAGTCCGAGCTGCACTCCCTGGCTACCAAGGTGTAG